In Actinoplanes sp. NBC_00393, a single genomic region encodes these proteins:
- the map gene encoding type I methionyl aminopeptidase: protein MIELKSPTEIEQMAVTGEFVGELLAELSGVAAVGMNLMDLEHHARRRIKERGAQSCYWDYAPSFGNGPFRNVLCLSVNDAVLHGLPHDYVLRDSDLLTIDMAVGIDGWVADAAVSVIVGTPAEADLKLIEATEVALDAAIEVAHPGNRLGDISAAIGGVARRYGYRVNDEFGGHGLGRTMHEAPHIHNDGRPGRGMKLQPGLTIAIEPWFCATTDKIRFDKDGWTIRSADGSRTAHSEHTVAITETGPRVLTRRPADGPGHGNQTDRSAVSI from the coding sequence GTGATCGAGCTCAAATCGCCCACGGAGATCGAGCAGATGGCGGTGACCGGCGAGTTCGTCGGGGAGCTGCTTGCGGAGCTGAGCGGGGTCGCAGCCGTCGGCATGAACCTGATGGACCTTGAGCACCACGCTCGGCGGCGCATCAAGGAGCGCGGGGCTCAGTCCTGCTACTGGGACTACGCGCCGTCGTTCGGGAACGGGCCGTTTCGCAACGTTCTGTGTCTGTCGGTCAACGACGCGGTGCTGCACGGGCTTCCGCACGACTACGTGCTGCGTGACAGCGACCTGCTGACCATCGACATGGCTGTCGGGATCGACGGCTGGGTGGCTGATGCGGCTGTCTCGGTCATCGTCGGTACTCCGGCGGAGGCCGACCTGAAACTGATCGAGGCGACCGAGGTGGCGCTCGACGCCGCCATCGAGGTGGCCCACCCGGGGAATCGGCTCGGTGACATCTCCGCCGCGATCGGCGGGGTCGCGCGGCGGTACGGATACCGCGTCAACGACGAGTTCGGTGGGCATGGCCTGGGCCGGACCATGCACGAGGCCCCACACATCCACAACGACGGCCGTCCCGGCCGGGGGATGAAACTGCAGCCGGGCCTGACCATCGCTATCGAGCCCTGGTTCTGCGCCACCACCGACAAGATCCGGTTCGACAAGGACGGCTGGACCATCCGGTCGGCGGACGGATCCCGCACGGCACACTCGGAACACACCGTCGCCATCACGGAGACCGGCCCGCGTGTGCTGACCCGCCGCCCCGCAGACGGCCCGGGCCACGGAAACCAGACCGACCGGTCGGCCGTGTCGATCTGA
- a CDS encoding sulfite exporter TauE/SafE family protein — MDVDHAVLLVLGGVGSGLTGSMAGLASLVSYPVLLAVGIPPVAANMTNTVALLSSAAGAAAGSRRELRGQGRRNLRHGAIAVAGGTAGAVLLLSTPSSAFERIVPWLIVLGAITLLLREPLRTWYAKPGFRPPLGVAIFMIAIYGGYFGAAAGVLLLAAMSLAATEALAVTNAVKSVVLGAANLAAAILYALIAPVHWTAAALLAAGCLLGSWLGWPWYGACRNVRYG, encoded by the coding sequence GTGGATGTTGATCACGCCGTTCTGCTTGTTCTCGGCGGCGTCGGCTCCGGCCTGACCGGTTCAATGGCCGGACTCGCCTCGCTCGTCAGCTACCCGGTCCTGCTCGCCGTCGGCATCCCGCCCGTCGCCGCGAACATGACCAACACGGTCGCCCTGTTGTCGAGCGCAGCCGGCGCCGCAGCCGGCTCGCGCCGGGAACTGCGTGGCCAGGGCCGCCGCAACCTCCGGCACGGCGCGATCGCTGTTGCCGGCGGCACTGCCGGGGCGGTGCTCCTGCTGAGCACCCCCTCGTCAGCATTCGAACGAATCGTTCCCTGGCTGATCGTCCTCGGCGCGATCACGCTGCTACTGCGCGAGCCGCTGCGCACCTGGTATGCCAAACCCGGCTTTCGCCCACCACTGGGCGTAGCGATCTTCATGATCGCCATCTACGGCGGCTACTTCGGCGCGGCGGCCGGAGTCCTCCTGCTGGCAGCCATGTCCCTGGCGGCCACCGAAGCCCTGGCCGTGACGAACGCCGTCAAAAGCGTCGTCCTCGGCGCCGCCAACCTGGCCGCCGCAATCCTGTACGCCCTGATCGCCCCTGTGCACTGGACCGCCGCGGCGCTACTGGCGGCCGGCTGTCTGCTCGGCAGCTGGCTAGGCTGGCCCTGGTACGGCGCATGCCGGAACGTCCGCTACGGGTAG
- a CDS encoding adenylyl-sulfate kinase, translating into MTEIPVRALLITGTVGSGKTSAAEALGDLLAAQGIPHAVLDVDWLRRAWPAPPGDPFNGAITLRNLRAVAANFVEAGARRLILAGVIESRAERASYQDALGVPLQVCRLHVGLPVVRERLRRRNPDEPWFLDRAAELDHILTREKLEDILIDATSGTPTDVAAAVYKATAW; encoded by the coding sequence ATGACGGAGATCCCCGTTCGGGCGTTGTTGATCACCGGAACGGTGGGTTCGGGTAAGACCTCGGCAGCGGAAGCTTTGGGCGATCTGTTGGCGGCGCAGGGGATCCCGCATGCCGTTCTGGACGTGGACTGGCTTCGGCGCGCCTGGCCGGCCCCACCCGGTGACCCGTTCAACGGCGCGATCACCCTCCGCAACCTTCGGGCGGTGGCCGCGAACTTCGTCGAGGCGGGCGCGCGCCGGCTCATCCTGGCCGGCGTGATCGAGAGCCGGGCCGAGCGGGCCTCCTACCAGGACGCGCTGGGTGTGCCGCTGCAGGTCTGCCGTCTGCACGTCGGCCTGCCGGTGGTCCGCGAACGCCTCCGCCGCCGCAATCCGGACGAGCCGTGGTTCCTGGACCGGGCCGCCGAACTCGACCACATCCTGACCCGGGAGAAGCTCGAGGACATCCTGATCGACGCCACGTCAGGCACCCCCACCGACGTAGCGGCCGCGGTATACAAGGCAACCGCCTGGTGA
- a CDS encoding caspase, EACC1-associated type, whose translation MARLPDPRRSRVVLIGAAKYVHPGLDDVPAVAGNLAALHRLLTDPDATGIDPAVCRMVPDPPDLAAVMEPLHEAASQAEDMLLVYFTGHGLPSDDGGLRLAVSGTDPRQSWTSVPYTEVAEQVRSSAAEVRLVILDCCYSGRAIGQLSQSELGPQVDIFGAYVLTSSSDVLPSFAPPGEPHTAFTGALLDVLTAAQRGPGGPLPMSALFDRVRRRVRAAGFPEPRQVNTDRAGLLALVSGTGQPDDAPVPQQQPAGLLSRVIEAAGYDPDLAGTEVSVSVRFGIEHLYAKGHVQFRQRRFPVEHVLLVRDGDVGPEDVATAESLLARYRARGYDISECTLIHTGRPADAGLREQAAQSGVDLRSLLLFQTGVDLPAFVASQHTVLTADNRYPAAGYVPQRYREPPGREILAEPLRDRLLSWVADPDGHLIVVLAPFGHGKTYLLHELARAMHERPGYPAVPVLVRMADLQNSHDLDHLVAYQLSQDGQRRVDLDRLAYLRREGRLALLLDGFDELARRVSYDEAGAHLAAIVRACEGRAKVVLTSRREFFLTDADTELAFGRQLAPATGRRIVTITDFDTTQVRRFLSTRAADPDRWVDLLTELGLLELAANPRMLDLIVRTGHEQLRAGAEHGTVTRSWLFERVLTVWLEREHERANPYVSRPGPWLAAMRVALTELALRLWAAPLLYLTSADLAAVAEPLTRLPGAESRTVEQAVHVLGSGTLLVRIGDDQFEFVHRSIMEWLVTSHLASLLSGDDAEADRYLATALSPVQIDLLGELVEPERLAAWLGTALGDAALRGNALAVAQQLQMPLHERLVLRGQDLRGRDLRGRDLTGADLTGADLSNADLTGADLTGADLTDAVLARARLNEAKLTEARVGGADLTDTHLLGADLRSVHWSGVGRVRGAAAVAAQMDAAANKALATAGFLPRLQLPTTTTALSLAFDPTGRFLAVTAGAGVQIWDVADGHYLCTLTGHDGRVRQVAWAPNGALLATAGTDSVIRIWRVTDGAPLRILTGHSGRVSSVTWSPDSAWVASGGNDGTVRIWAPSGGMQTQLLNSHNARVRAVAWSPDGELLAAADEAGTVLLWGPDTGRQEVTMAPNSAKVETLAWSPDGALLATGGSDRMVRIWRRDGTQDRALAGHTSGVSAVAWSPDGRMLASGGYDRTVQLWPSDSRQPQEIVTGRAGAMRALAWSPDGELLAVGDESHTVRLVQTSDLTQVRELSSERPGITSVAWSPRSDVLAAAGAGQEIRVWRASSGTPTRPLFRGSGGVSAIAWAPDGASLAGSDGRSVRAWHADYGVSQWNPPVAASGVRSFVWSPDGRHVATVADEILVRVWDPATGDVRNLTGHTDTVRAVAWSPNGTHLASGGKDRDVLLWKADQNTPLRALRAGSPPILTLAWSPDNRFLAAGGKDRLIRIWDAPAGTLLRRLTGHTESVLAVSWSPDGRMLASAGQDGTVRIWRTGDGSVAHTLTGHADTVRSVSWSPDGTHLASGGDDGTVRIWRADGEPVAILLAWTDGWAVLRPDGREYMLSGAPRGAFWWAAGLARLEPGELDAHTTAVTRLTKPPSLLNS comes from the coding sequence GTGGCGCGGCTGCCCGACCCGCGACGCTCCCGGGTGGTGCTGATCGGCGCCGCCAAGTACGTGCACCCCGGCCTGGACGACGTGCCCGCCGTAGCCGGCAACCTCGCCGCGCTGCACCGGCTCCTGACCGACCCGGACGCCACCGGCATTGACCCGGCGGTCTGCCGGATGGTGCCCGACCCGCCGGACCTGGCCGCCGTGATGGAGCCGCTCCACGAGGCCGCGAGTCAGGCCGAGGACATGCTGCTGGTCTACTTCACCGGCCATGGCCTGCCCAGTGACGACGGCGGCCTGCGTCTCGCCGTCTCCGGGACCGATCCGCGCCAGTCGTGGACCTCGGTGCCGTACACCGAGGTCGCCGAGCAGGTGCGCAGCAGCGCCGCCGAGGTCAGGCTGGTCATTCTGGACTGCTGCTACAGCGGGCGGGCGATCGGGCAGTTGTCGCAGTCCGAGCTCGGGCCGCAGGTGGACATCTTCGGCGCGTACGTGCTGACTTCCAGCTCAGACGTGTTGCCGTCGTTCGCGCCGCCGGGCGAGCCGCACACCGCGTTCACCGGCGCCCTCCTCGACGTCCTGACCGCCGCACAGCGCGGACCGGGCGGGCCGCTGCCGATGTCCGCGCTGTTCGACCGGGTCCGCCGACGGGTGCGGGCGGCCGGCTTCCCGGAGCCCCGGCAGGTCAACACCGACCGGGCCGGTCTCCTGGCGCTGGTCTCCGGCACCGGCCAACCGGACGACGCGCCGGTCCCGCAGCAGCAGCCGGCCGGGCTCCTCAGCCGGGTCATCGAGGCGGCCGGCTACGACCCGGACCTGGCCGGCACCGAGGTGAGCGTCAGCGTCCGGTTCGGCATCGAGCACCTGTACGCGAAGGGCCACGTGCAGTTCCGGCAGCGGCGGTTCCCGGTCGAGCACGTGCTGCTGGTCCGGGACGGCGACGTCGGACCGGAGGACGTGGCGACCGCCGAGTCGCTGCTCGCCCGGTACCGGGCCCGCGGGTACGACATCTCGGAATGCACCCTGATCCACACCGGGCGCCCGGCCGACGCCGGGCTGCGGGAGCAGGCCGCGCAGTCCGGCGTCGACCTCCGCTCACTGCTGCTGTTCCAGACCGGTGTCGACCTGCCCGCCTTCGTGGCCAGCCAGCACACGGTCCTGACCGCCGACAACCGCTATCCCGCAGCCGGCTACGTTCCGCAGCGCTACCGGGAACCGCCGGGCCGGGAGATCCTCGCCGAACCGCTGCGGGACCGGCTGCTGTCCTGGGTCGCCGACCCGGACGGGCACCTGATCGTGGTGCTGGCGCCGTTCGGGCACGGCAAGACCTATCTGCTGCACGAGCTGGCCCGGGCGATGCACGAGCGACCGGGCTATCCGGCGGTGCCGGTCCTGGTCCGGATGGCCGATCTGCAGAACAGCCACGATCTGGACCACCTCGTCGCGTACCAGCTCAGCCAGGACGGTCAGCGGCGCGTCGACCTGGACCGGCTGGCCTACCTGCGCCGCGAGGGCCGGCTGGCGCTGCTGCTGGACGGCTTCGACGAGCTGGCCCGCCGGGTCAGCTACGACGAGGCCGGTGCGCACCTGGCCGCGATCGTGCGGGCCTGCGAGGGCCGGGCCAAGGTGGTGCTGACCAGCCGGCGCGAGTTCTTCCTCACCGACGCCGACACCGAGCTGGCGTTCGGCCGCCAGCTCGCCCCGGCCACCGGCCGGCGCATCGTGACGATCACGGACTTCGACACCACACAGGTACGCCGATTCCTCAGCACCCGTGCCGCCGACCCGGACCGGTGGGTGGACCTGCTCACCGAGCTCGGCCTGCTCGAGCTCGCGGCCAACCCGCGGATGCTGGACCTGATCGTGCGGACCGGGCACGAGCAGTTGCGGGCGGGGGCGGAGCACGGGACGGTCACCAGGTCCTGGCTGTTCGAGAGGGTGCTGACCGTGTGGCTCGAGCGGGAGCACGAGCGCGCCAACCCGTACGTATCGAGACCCGGACCGTGGCTGGCCGCCATGCGCGTGGCTCTCACCGAGCTGGCCCTGCGGCTCTGGGCCGCGCCGCTGCTCTACCTGACCTCGGCCGATCTCGCCGCCGTCGCCGAACCCCTCACCCGGCTGCCGGGCGCCGAGTCGCGCACCGTGGAACAGGCCGTGCACGTGCTCGGCTCGGGCACGCTGCTGGTCCGCATCGGCGACGACCAGTTCGAGTTCGTCCACCGGTCGATCATGGAGTGGCTGGTAACGAGCCACCTCGCCTCGCTCCTGTCCGGCGATGACGCCGAGGCGGACCGCTACCTCGCCACCGCGCTGAGCCCGGTCCAGATCGACCTGCTCGGCGAACTGGTCGAGCCGGAGCGACTGGCCGCCTGGCTGGGGACCGCGCTCGGCGACGCGGCGCTGCGCGGTAACGCCCTGGCCGTCGCGCAGCAGCTCCAGATGCCGTTGCACGAACGGCTCGTGCTGCGCGGCCAGGACCTGCGGGGCCGGGACCTGCGCGGACGCGACCTCACCGGGGCCGATCTGACCGGCGCTGACCTCTCCAACGCCGACCTGACCGGCGCGGATCTGACCGGCGCCGACCTGACCGACGCCGTGCTGGCCCGGGCGCGGCTCAACGAGGCCAAGCTCACCGAGGCCCGGGTCGGCGGCGCCGACCTGACCGACACCCACCTGCTCGGCGCCGACCTGCGGTCGGTGCACTGGTCCGGCGTGGGCCGGGTGCGGGGCGCCGCCGCGGTGGCGGCCCAGATGGATGCGGCCGCGAACAAGGCGCTCGCCACCGCCGGTTTCCTCCCGCGGTTGCAGCTGCCCACCACGACCACGGCGCTGAGCCTCGCCTTCGATCCCACCGGAAGGTTCCTGGCCGTCACCGCCGGCGCCGGCGTGCAGATCTGGGATGTCGCCGACGGCCACTACCTGTGCACGCTCACCGGGCACGACGGTCGTGTCCGGCAGGTGGCCTGGGCGCCGAACGGCGCGCTGCTGGCCACCGCCGGCACCGACAGCGTGATCCGGATCTGGCGGGTGACCGACGGTGCACCGCTGCGGATCCTGACCGGTCACAGCGGCCGCGTCTCCTCGGTGACCTGGTCGCCCGACAGCGCCTGGGTGGCCAGCGGCGGCAACGACGGCACGGTACGCATCTGGGCGCCGTCGGGCGGCATGCAGACCCAGCTTCTGAACAGCCACAATGCCCGCGTCCGGGCGGTCGCCTGGTCCCCGGACGGCGAGTTGCTCGCCGCCGCCGACGAAGCCGGAACCGTCCTGCTCTGGGGACCGGACACCGGGCGCCAGGAAGTGACCATGGCGCCGAACTCCGCGAAGGTCGAGACGCTGGCCTGGTCACCGGACGGCGCGCTGCTGGCCACCGGCGGCAGCGACCGGATGGTGCGGATCTGGCGGCGTGACGGCACCCAGGACCGGGCCCTCGCCGGGCACACGAGCGGGGTGAGCGCGGTGGCCTGGTCGCCGGACGGCCGCATGCTGGCCAGCGGCGGCTACGACCGGACGGTCCAGCTCTGGCCTTCCGACAGCAGACAGCCGCAGGAGATCGTGACCGGACGGGCCGGTGCCATGCGTGCGCTGGCCTGGTCCCCCGACGGCGAACTGCTGGCCGTCGGGGACGAGAGCCACACCGTCCGGCTCGTGCAGACCAGTGACCTGACACAGGTGCGGGAACTGTCCAGTGAACGGCCGGGCATCACCTCGGTGGCCTGGTCACCGCGCAGTGATGTGCTGGCCGCCGCGGGCGCCGGCCAGGAAATTCGGGTGTGGCGGGCCTCGTCCGGCACGCCGACCCGACCGCTCTTCAGGGGCAGCGGCGGCGTTTCGGCGATCGCCTGGGCCCCGGACGGCGCTTCGCTGGCCGGTTCCGACGGCCGATCGGTACGTGCGTGGCACGCCGATTACGGCGTCTCGCAGTGGAACCCACCGGTCGCGGCGAGCGGCGTGCGGTCGTTCGTATGGTCGCCGGACGGGCGGCACGTCGCCACGGTGGCCGACGAGATCCTCGTCCGGGTATGGGACCCGGCGACCGGCGACGTGCGGAATCTGACCGGGCACACCGATACCGTCCGGGCCGTGGCCTGGTCGCCCAACGGCACCCACCTCGCCTCCGGCGGTAAGGACCGGGACGTCCTGCTCTGGAAGGCCGATCAGAACACACCGTTGCGTGCCCTCCGCGCGGGCTCACCCCCGATCCTCACCCTGGCCTGGTCACCGGACAACCGGTTCCTGGCCGCCGGCGGAAAGGACCGGCTCATCCGGATCTGGGACGCACCCGCCGGAACCCTGCTGCGGAGGTTGACCGGGCACACCGAGAGCGTCCTCGCCGTGTCCTGGTCACCGGACGGCCGGATGCTCGCCAGCGCCGGGCAGGACGGCACCGTACGGATCTGGCGGACCGGGGATGGCAGCGTGGCGCACACGTTGACCGGGCACGCGGACACCGTCCGCTCGGTCAGCTGGTCGCCGGACGGCACGCACCTGGCGTCGGGCGGGGACGACGGGACCGTACGGATCTGGCGTGCCGACGGCGAACCGGTGGCGATCCTGCTGGCCTGGACCGACGGCTGGGCCGTGCTACGACCGGACGGCCGCGAGTACATGCTGTCCGGCGCTCCCCGCGGGGCGTTCTGGTGGGCGGCCGGGCTGGCCCGCCTGGAGCCCGGCGAGCTCGACGCGCACACCACGGCGGTCACCCGGCTGACCAAGCCGCCCTCGCTGCTGAATTCGTGA
- a CDS encoding helix-turn-helix domain-containing protein, whose protein sequence is MVRRPLTPGQIAAGQRLGAALRLARGGRSIVEVALAAGISPETLRKIEVGRLPAPAFGTVVCLSEVLDVPLSDLAEVWLADMPARAAS, encoded by the coding sequence ATGGTTCGCCGACCGTTGACGCCCGGACAGATCGCTGCGGGCCAGCGTCTCGGCGCAGCCCTTCGGCTGGCCAGGGGTGGTCGCAGCATTGTCGAGGTGGCTTTGGCCGCCGGCATCTCACCGGAGACTCTGCGCAAGATCGAAGTTGGCCGCCTGCCCGCGCCGGCGTTCGGCACTGTGGTCTGCCTGAGCGAGGTCCTCGACGTTCCGCTGAGCGATCTGGCCGAAGTATGGCTGGCCGACATGCCCGCCCGCGCCGCCTCCTGA
- a CDS encoding aldehyde dehydrogenase (NADP(+)), with the protein MTEVPSINPRTGETVEIVARETTTAEVDRLCAAALTAAEPLEALGRDGRAALLSALADALEQARDRIVAVADRETGLGATRLNGELTRTTYQLRLFAEVLTDGGYLEAAVDHAGDTPMGPRPDLRRMLVPIGPVAVFGASNFPLAFSVPGGDTASALAVGCPVVVKAHGSHPATSQLVFDVLVEAARKAGAPDGALGIVHGQQAGADLVAHPAIRAVGFTGSTGGARALVAIIEKRPDPIPFYGELSSLNPVVVTPAAAADRAARIGADLAGSFTLGSGQFCTKPGLAFVPAGPDGDALVEAAREAIAATEPMIMLNEGIANSYQRGTAALSNTPGLSLAASAADTPISKPPSAPGSAGSALSSAPDAASATMPTPQNGFRGAPLLLTATADDLPREATEECFGPVAVIARYTDEGDLFAALATLPSSLTATVQRGPGETALPAEITRRLRSQVGRIIYDGYPTGVAVSWAQHHGGPWPATNTQHTSVGTSAIRRFLRPVTWQNAPADLLPAELRDDYDNIPRRVDGRFQPVP; encoded by the coding sequence GTGACCGAGGTACCCAGCATCAACCCGCGCACCGGCGAAACCGTCGAGATCGTGGCGCGGGAGACCACCACCGCCGAAGTCGACCGTCTCTGCGCTGCTGCCCTTACCGCGGCGGAGCCCCTAGAGGCGCTCGGCCGCGATGGTCGTGCCGCGCTGCTGTCTGCGCTGGCCGACGCCCTTGAGCAGGCACGGGACCGCATCGTCGCGGTCGCCGACCGGGAGACCGGTCTCGGCGCGACCCGCCTCAACGGGGAACTCACCCGCACTACCTACCAACTGCGGCTGTTCGCTGAGGTGCTCACGGACGGCGGATATTTGGAAGCCGCCGTCGACCACGCCGGCGACACCCCCATGGGACCGCGGCCGGATCTGCGGCGGATGCTCGTGCCGATCGGCCCGGTCGCCGTCTTCGGCGCCAGCAACTTCCCGCTGGCCTTCTCCGTTCCCGGCGGTGACACGGCTTCTGCGCTCGCCGTCGGCTGCCCGGTCGTGGTGAAAGCTCACGGCTCACACCCTGCGACGTCCCAGTTGGTCTTCGACGTGCTGGTGGAGGCCGCCCGCAAAGCCGGCGCACCAGACGGCGCCCTCGGCATCGTGCACGGCCAGCAGGCCGGAGCAGACCTGGTCGCCCACCCGGCGATCCGCGCGGTCGGCTTCACCGGCTCTACCGGCGGTGCCCGGGCGCTGGTCGCCATTATCGAGAAGCGCCCTGATCCGATCCCGTTCTACGGCGAGCTGAGCAGCCTCAACCCGGTCGTGGTCACGCCCGCTGCGGCCGCCGACCGAGCCGCTCGTATCGGCGCCGACCTGGCCGGCTCGTTCACCCTCGGCTCCGGTCAGTTCTGCACCAAACCCGGCTTGGCCTTCGTCCCAGCCGGCCCCGACGGCGACGCCCTGGTGGAGGCGGCCCGCGAGGCTATCGCCGCCACCGAGCCAATGATCATGCTCAATGAGGGCATAGCCAACTCCTACCAGCGCGGAACCGCCGCCCTGAGCAACACGCCGGGCCTCTCCCTGGCCGCCTCGGCTGCGGATACTCCGATAAGCAAGCCGCCGTCCGCGCCCGGCTCCGCCGGCTCCGCGTTGTCGTCCGCGCCGGACGCCGCCTCCGCGACCATGCCGACTCCCCAAAACGGCTTCCGCGGCGCGCCGCTGTTGCTCACCGCAACCGCGGACGATCTGCCTCGCGAGGCCACCGAGGAATGCTTCGGTCCCGTCGCCGTCATCGCCCGTTACACCGACGAGGGCGACCTGTTCGCCGCCTTGGCGACTCTGCCGTCCTCGCTCACCGCCACCGTGCAGCGTGGCCCCGGCGAGACCGCACTGCCCGCCGAAATCACCCGCCGGCTCCGCTCGCAGGTAGGGCGGATCATCTACGACGGTTACCCCACCGGCGTGGCCGTCTCCTGGGCCCAGCACCACGGCGGTCCCTGGCCGGCCACCAACACCCAGCACACGTCAGTCGGCACGTCCGCCATCCGCCGCTTCCTGCGACCGGTGACCTGGCAGAACGCGCCCGCCGACCTGCTCCCCGCCGAGCTGCGTGACGACTACGACAACATCCCGCGCCGGGTCGACGGCCGTTTCCAGCCGGTACCGTGA
- a CDS encoding glycoside hydrolase family 6 protein — translation MSPTRSLIAATVAGATVAAGVWLATGTASADTISGTLYRDPDTAVARWLQSNPNDSRASVIRDRIASQPASRWLSNFNQSTIRSEVSGYVNAANSAGQIPVLTVYGITNRDCGGASSGGAPDLAQYQTWISSIAQSLGNRTVVLVLEPDSIALLTCLNSSELAARNAALRTATQTLKAGNPNAKVYLDAGHSAWNSAGEQASRLAAAGVADADGFYTNVSNYNSTSAETAYGRAIISALNGQGISGKRQVVDTSRNGGASGDWCGDDNTDRRIGQYPTVNTGDANVDGFLWIKPPGEADGCRYSAGSFQPELAYSLASSAPNPPSSPPPSSPSSSPSSPPSSSPPPSLPPSSSPPPSSSPPPVGGACAASYRTTSSWQGGFQGEVTVRAGSGTPSGWVVSWTLGSGQSINQAWGGVLSVTGSTVTVRNAAWNGQLPANGSTTFGFIGSGSAGSPTLTCAAG, via the coding sequence ATGTCCCCAACCCGTTCCCTCATCGCCGCCACGGTGGCCGGTGCGACCGTCGCGGCCGGCGTCTGGCTCGCCACCGGCACCGCCTCCGCCGACACCATCAGCGGCACCCTCTACCGCGACCCGGACACCGCAGTGGCCCGCTGGCTGCAGTCCAACCCGAACGACTCGCGCGCCTCGGTCATCCGCGACCGGATCGCCAGCCAGCCCGCCTCCCGCTGGCTGTCCAACTTCAACCAGTCCACCATCCGCAGCGAAGTCTCCGGCTACGTCAACGCGGCCAACAGCGCAGGGCAGATCCCGGTGCTCACCGTCTACGGCATCACCAACCGGGACTGCGGCGGGGCGAGCTCCGGCGGGGCGCCCGACCTCGCGCAGTACCAGACGTGGATCAGCAGCATCGCTCAGTCGCTCGGCAACCGTACGGTCGTGCTGGTCCTCGAGCCCGACTCGATCGCCCTGCTCACCTGCCTGAACAGCTCAGAGCTCGCGGCCCGCAACGCCGCGCTGCGCACCGCCACGCAGACGCTGAAGGCGGGCAACCCGAACGCCAAGGTGTACCTCGACGCCGGGCACTCCGCGTGGAACAGTGCCGGCGAACAGGCGTCCCGGCTCGCCGCGGCGGGCGTGGCAGACGCGGACGGGTTCTACACCAACGTGTCGAACTACAACTCGACCTCGGCCGAGACCGCGTACGGGCGGGCGATCATCAGCGCGCTCAACGGTCAGGGCATCAGCGGGAAACGGCAGGTGGTCGACACCAGCCGCAACGGTGGGGCCAGCGGTGACTGGTGCGGTGACGACAACACCGACCGGCGGATCGGGCAGTACCCGACGGTGAACACCGGCGACGCCAACGTCGACGGCTTCCTGTGGATCAAGCCGCCGGGTGAGGCGGATGGATGCCGGTATTCTGCCGGGTCGTTCCAGCCGGAGCTTGCTTACAGCCTGGCCAGTTCGGCGCCCAACCCGCCGTCGTCGCCGCCGCCGTCCTCGCCTTCCTCCTCGCCCTCGTCGCCGCCCTCGTCCTCGCCGCCGCCTTCCTTGCCGCCGTCTTCTTCGCCGCCGCCGTCCTCTTCACCGCCGCCGGTGGGCGGGGCGTGCGCTGCGAGCTACCGGACGACGAGTTCGTGGCAGGGCGGATTCCAGGGTGAGGTCACTGTGCGGGCCGGCAGCGGCACGCCCAGCGGCTGGGTCGTGTCGTGGACCCTCGGCTCCGGGCAGTCGATCAACCAGGCCTGGGGTGGGGTGCTCAGCGTGACCGGGTCCACGGTCACCGTGCGCAACGCGGCCTGGAACGGTCAGCTGCCCGCTAACGGCAGCACCACGTTCGGCTTCATCGGATCAGGCAGCGCGGGGTCGCCGACGTTGACCTGCGCCGCGGGCTGA
- a CDS encoding effector-associated constant component EACC1 has translation MASETGVDGGVRIEVVDDPTGEEIAKLRDWLRVDVPRLRMTSVHHPVRPGEMSGGVLAAVQTAALSPEVFAALITAVGGWLATRTMSRRTRIRIKIDNREFEYEGPANARPEEIARQLGQAVGAPRPPQTPPR, from the coding sequence ATGGCGAGTGAGACCGGGGTGGACGGTGGCGTTCGGATCGAGGTGGTCGACGATCCGACCGGTGAGGAGATCGCCAAGCTGCGGGACTGGCTACGCGTGGACGTGCCGCGGCTGCGGATGACCTCGGTGCACCACCCGGTCCGGCCGGGCGAGATGAGCGGCGGCGTGCTCGCGGCGGTCCAGACCGCCGCGCTCTCCCCCGAGGTGTTCGCGGCCCTGATCACAGCGGTCGGGGGCTGGCTCGCCACCCGGACGATGAGCCGCCGCACCCGCATCCGGATCAAGATCGACAATCGCGAGTTCGAGTACGAGGGACCCGCCAACGCCAGACCGGAGGAGATCGCGCGCCAGTTGGGTCAGGCTGTCGGTGCGCCGCGACCGCCGCAGACCCCGCCGAGGTGA
- a CDS encoding nuclear transport factor 2 family protein codes for MTEAAARAHITRFNTAVTSGDWSPFIAALHPDAVMTFIGPPAGPFHGREAIAEAYAADPPGDTLKVVDIRSDGETDLVTFEWSRGGTGTLTLRHAAGQVTALTVRFD; via the coding sequence ATGACGGAGGCAGCGGCCCGGGCCCACATCACCCGCTTCAACACCGCGGTGACCAGCGGCGACTGGTCACCGTTCATCGCCGCCCTGCACCCGGACGCGGTGATGACCTTCATCGGGCCGCCGGCCGGCCCGTTCCACGGCCGGGAGGCGATCGCCGAGGCCTACGCCGCCGACCCACCCGGCGACACCCTCAAGGTCGTCGACATCCGCTCCGACGGTGAGACTGACCTCGTCACGTTCGAGTGGTCACGTGGTGGCACGGGCACGCTCACCCTGCGCCATGCGGCGGGGCAGGTCACTGCGCTCACCGTTCGCTTTGATTGA